The Arcobacter roscoffensis genome segment AAGCATTTAAGAAAGAGTCCTGCCCTATTCCATTTTTCTTTGTTTCTAATTCAACAGCAGTAATTAACTCTTTTGTAGTCTTATGATGTACATCAGATTTTAATAAAGATTTTCTTAGTTCTGTTACTGCTTTTTTTAATGAGGCAGCATCATCTTTATGTCTTATTTTATTAACTGCACTTCTTATTGAACCGGTTATTGAATCAAACAAAACGAAACTCCATGATTTTAAATTTTGTGGATTATACTTATTAAATACTTCAAGTAAGGTTAAAGAAGGTGTAAATTAAGTTTTTTTTCAGAAATAATATTGACGATATTTATTTTAAAAGCCCATATATAGGGCTTTTATTTATATGTATAAAATCATACAAGCTTAATTTTTAATTAAACTCATACACATTGAATTCTCTAGGCTCTCTAGCTTCAAATTCGTAGTCTAAAATTTTAGTCTTTTTTGAATGAAGTAATACTCTATTAATATTAGGTGCTACTTTTCCATAAACTGCATCACCAATGATAGGTAAACCAACAGAGTTTAAATGAACTCTAATTTGATGTGTTCTACCTGATTCAATTACTACTTTAACTTTTGACTTTCTTCCTTCTACTAACATTGGATAAATAGTTGTTTTTGCAGGCTTACCTTTTTTAGTATCAATCTTAGATTTAGCACTACCTTTTCTTTCTCTTGTAGTTAAAATTGGTTTATCAATTTCAATCTCATCAACCACTCTACCCTCAACTATTGCAACATACTCTTTGTAAACTCTATTTGCTGCAAACTCTTTAATAGCTTTTACTCTAAACTCTTCTGTTTTTGCAAACATCATTACACCTGATGTCTCTTTATCAAGTCTGTTTAAAAGTATTGCATCTTTAAATTTCTTTGATACTTCATCTGCTGTTAAGAATGCAGGTTTATCAACAGCAATGATATTATCATCTTGAAAAAGTACTTTTACTTCATTTGGTAATTTAACACTAAATTTTGTATCAGTGCTAATCTCACCTCTTGCTATCATTACTTTTTTACCCTCAGCTCTTACTAAACCCTTATCTATTAAATCTTTTGCTTTTGAATTAGACATGTTTTCTTGTTTTGCTAATACTTTATATGCTTTATCATAAGTTGCCATTTATTTCCTTTATTATAGGTTCTAATGAACCTATTTTTGTTAATTGTGATTTTTCTAAAGTATCTAATTTATATAAATACTCACCTAATTGTTCATTTTCAATTAAATAGTAGTTCTCTACACACTCAAAAAGTGGTTTTTGATTAAATATATTCTGACCACTTATTATTTTACATGAAAAATATGCAGGCTCAATTGGGTTATGTCCTCCAATTTTTTCAAAAGCACCACCTAATACAACAGTATCTGATATTGCAAAAATTTCATTTAAGATACCCATTTTATCTATGAGTATTATATCTGATTCAAAATTCTGCTTTGTAGAAAACTTATGATATGAAATATCACTATTTTCAACAAACTCTTTTATTAGTAAATCTACTTTTTCAAATCTCTCTGGATGTCTTGGAACTATTAAAAGTTTCCCAAAAGATTTTTTATAAGCATTTAATACTAACTCTTCTTCTTTTTCATGTGTACTTGCTGCTGTTATAACATTTGAATCTAATTTATCAAAAATGTTTTCAACTTTTGGAAGTTGAGCTAATTTAATATTACCTATAACTTCCACATTTTTTGCACCTAAACTTTCCAACCTTTTTTTATCAACTTGGCTTTGTGCAAATACTTTATCAATATTTTCAAAAACCTTTTTATAAAAAAATGATAATTTCTTATATGAATTATAAGACCTATCTGAGATTCTCGCATTTATTAAAAAAGTCTTTGCACCTTTTGCTTTTGCACACAAAAACAACATATACCAAAGTTCAGCTTCCATAACAACTAAAACCTTTTGTTTATTTACCCAAAATGGTAAAAAAATCTCAAAAGGTAAATACCTTACATTTGAAGTAGATTTTTCTGCTTCTTCATAACCTGTATTTGTAATTACTGAAACATTAGCAAGAGTGCTAAA includes the following:
- a CDS encoding RluA family pseudouridine synthase; the encoded protein is MATYDKAYKVLAKQENMSNSKAKDLIDKGLVRAEGKKVMIARGEISTDTKFSVKLPNEVKVLFQDDNIIAVDKPAFLTADEVSKKFKDAILLNRLDKETSGVMMFAKTEEFRVKAIKEFAANRVYKEYVAIVEGRVVDEIEIDKPILTTRERKGSAKSKIDTKKGKPAKTTIYPMLVEGRKSKVKVVIESGRTHQIRVHLNSVGLPIIGDAVYGKVAPNINRVLLHSKKTKILDYEFEAREPREFNVYEFN
- the waaA gene encoding lipid IV(A) 3-deoxy-D-manno-octulosonic acid transferase, which translates into the protein MSLFSIFYYILLFVIYILALPYLIYKSRTTKYKEAIPAKFFLKSNKKFKENGVWFHSCSMGETKAIKPLLDEFSTLANVSVITNTGYEEAEKSTSNVRYLPFEIFLPFWVNKQKVLVVMEAELWYMLFLCAKAKGAKTFLINARISDRSYNSYKKLSFFYKKVFENIDKVFAQSQVDKKRLESLGAKNVEVIGNIKLAQLPKVENIFDKLDSNVITAASTHEKEEELVLNAYKKSFGKLLIVPRHPERFEKVDLLIKEFVENSDISYHKFSTKQNFESDIILIDKMGILNEIFAISDTVVLGGAFEKIGGHNPIEPAYFSCKIISGQNIFNQKPLFECVENYYLIENEQLGEYLYKLDTLEKSQLTKIGSLEPIIKEINGNL